A part of Oryctolagus cuniculus chromosome 4, mOryCun1.1, whole genome shotgun sequence genomic DNA contains:
- the LOC103350642 gene encoding FYVE, RhoGEF and PH domain-containing protein 1-like, with protein sequence MLHMCLWPQKQASVAAENSVICSFLHYMEKGGKGWHKAWFVVPENEPLVLYIYGAPQDVKAQRSLPLIGFEVGPPEAGERPDRRHVFKINQSHLSWYFSPETEELQRRWMAVLGRAGRGDTFCPGPTLSEDREAEEAPVAASGATPEPLEAPIPEIRPRGFGGAPHSSCPYPIGELQPPPSQLSQYLNSHHGHFQSRMLGFGFF encoded by the exons ATGCTCCACATGTGTCTCTGGCCACAGAAACAGGCCTCAGTGGCGGCGGAGAACAGCGTCATCTGCAGCTTCCTGCACTACATGGAAAAGGGTGGGAAAGGATGGCACAAGGCGTGGTTTGTGGTCCCTGAGAATGAACCCTTGGTGCTGTACATCTATGGAGCCCCTCAG GATGTGAAAGCCCAGCGCAGCCTGCCCCTCATTGGCTTTGAGGTGGGGCCTCCCGAGGCAGGGGAGAGGCCTGACCGAAGGCACGTCTTTAAAATCAACCAGAGCCACCTGAGCTGGTACTTCAGCCCTGAGACAGAGGAGCTACAGCGGCGCTGGATGGCCGTGCTTGGCCGGGCTGGCCGTGGGGACACGTTCTGCCCAGGGCCCACACTGTCTGAGgacagggaagcagaggaggcacCAGTGGCGGCGTCAGGAGCCACTCCTGAACCCCTGGAAGCCCCCATCCCTGAGATAAGACCTAGAGGGTTCGGGGGTGCCCCACACTCTAGCTGCCCATATCCGATTGGGGagctccagccccctccctcccagctcagTCAATACTTGAACTCCCATCACGGGCACTTTCAATCCCGAATGctgggttttgggtttttttaa